The Terriglobales bacterium genome window below encodes:
- a CDS encoding response regulator, which translates to MKKIVIVEDSEAGRELLRELVQGWGYEVIEAADGQEALQKITETAPDLVLCDVQMPELDGYAVIQSLRQDARFTKLPVIALTAYAMRGDKEKTLAAGFDSHQSKPIEFESLKADIERLLAR; encoded by the coding sequence ATGAAGAAGATAGTAATCGTCGAGGACAGTGAAGCTGGCCGGGAGCTGTTACGTGAACTCGTCCAGGGCTGGGGATATGAGGTTATCGAAGCAGCCGATGGCCAGGAAGCGCTGCAGAAAATTACGGAAACAGCGCCTGATCTGGTGCTCTGCGACGTCCAAATGCCTGAGCTGGATGGCTATGCCGTAATTCAATCGCTCCGGCAAGATGCGAGATTTACCAAGCTTCCAGTCATCGCTCTGACGGCGTATGCCATGAGGGGAGACAAAGAAAAAACCTTGGCCGCCGGATTTGACAGTCACCAGAGCAAACCTATCGAGTTTGAATCCCTGAAAGCTGATATCGAACGGCTGCTCGCGAGGTAA